The Sedimentibacter sp. zth1 DNA segment TTTATAGTACTGTTCCTAATAATAGTTTTGCATTTTACTCAGGAACTTCAATGGCAACACCTCATGTTTGTGGAGTAGTAGGACTTATGAGAGCTGCAAATCCAGATGCAACAGTAGCTGAAATATGTGATGCCATATTTGAAACAGGTCAGTATGCGGGTTCATCATATGAATATGGAAATGGTATTATTGATGCTAATGCATGTGTGGATACTATAACAGGTACTCCAGTAGATCCACCTGAAGAAAAACAATTGAGTGTTTCAACGGAATATTCAAGCACACGTTCTAAAATATATCAATATATTACTGTAAAGGATGAAAATAATAACGTAGTTATCGGGGCTACAGTAAACGTGGAGATCACTTGTCCTAATGGAAGTATAATAAATAAAAATTTAACTACTGATTCCAATGGCGTAGCTTCAAATAGTATTAACGCACGATCAAATGGATATGGAACATATACTTATAATGTAACAGTTAGTAAAATAGGTTATACTACAATTGCAATTAATGAATCTTATGAATTCTAAGTAGCTAAATAAAAAGATTGCACCCTAAAATAGGGTGCAATCTTTTTTATATTGTCACCTAAAACTTCGCATTTATAAAAAATATATATGGACCTTGAAAAAACAATATTATTTAACAAATAAATAGCGTGAATCAAACATTCTTGTACTTTTGAAAATTAGTATAAATATACTTAAATAAAATAAGTATACATAATTTATATAAAATGCAAGTGTATAAAAATACAAATAAGTAATAAATGATTTTAAACAACAAATACTTGATATGATATACCAAAATATCTAAAAATGTATGTAACAATGTAAAACATATTAAAAATAGTTTATATATTAGAAATAAAATGACGATTAAAAACATTTGACATACTGTATAAAAATGATAAAATATATATAAATATAAATAAACAAACTGTATAAATTGTTTAAAAGGTATTTGTACCTTAAAATAAAAATTATAAGGAGGACAAAAAATGAAAAAGTTTTTTAGCGTAGTATTATCATTATTACTTGTTTTTTCATTGATGAATTGCCAACCTGCATTTGCAGATAGTTTTTTCTTCAACTCACAAGATAAAGTTGAAAATGAATTAATTATTTGTTTTGAAGCAGAAGAAGAAGACGGTGTAAAAGCATTTAATTCGACAAGTGCAATTGATGAACAAGAAGCAGCGTTAAAATCACTTGGGCTAGAAGTTAAAGGTTCAGTGATAAAATCATTGAATGACTCAAATGACAGAATGGGCATATTTGAAGACAAAACTGAAGAAGTATTGAAATCTTTAGGATCAGTATTTTTAGTAAAATATGATTCAAAGAAATATTTTACTTCTAAACTAGCTACATCTGGTATTAAAAAACAATTAGAAAAGCAAGGGTACAAAATCAAGTATGTAGAACAAAATTATATCTATAAAGCATTAAATGTAACTCAAGACTATAATATAAGTAGTTATACTTTAAATCCAAATCAGGCATGGCATTATGAGATGATTAATGTTCCTCAAGCTTGGGAAACAACTGTTGGAAGTCCTGATGTAAAAATTGCTGTATTAGATACAGGTATTGATTATAATCATGATTGTTTAAGTAATTTTGTTGATCTAAATTTATCTAAAAGCTATGTAAATGATAGTCCTATGGATGATCATAGTCATGGAACACATGTTGCAGGAACAATTGCAAGTTATGGTAGTGTTTCAGGGGTTATGAGAAATGCATCATTGATAGCTGTAAAAGTATTGGATTCAAATGGAAGTGGTTCATCATATGATATTCAAGAGGCAATAACATACGCTGCTAATTGTAATGCTGATGCTATTAACATGTCCTTAGGTGGAGGTTCTTTTTCGCAATCAATGCAAGATGCCTGCACATATGCTATTAATCAGGGAACTGTTGTTGTAGCAGCTACTGGAAATAGTGGAACAAGTACAGTGTCATATCCTGCTAAATACGATGGAGTTATTGGGGTTGGAAATGTAAAAAGTGATAGAACAAGAGCATCGAGTTCTCAATATGGTGTAGGACTTGATATAATGGCTCCTGGAACTAACATTTATAGTACTGTTCCTAATAATAGCTTTGCATTTTACTCAGGTACTTCAATGGCAACACCTCATGTTTGTGGAGTAGTAGGGCTTATGAGAGCTGCAAATCCAGATGCAACAGTAGCTGAAATATGTGATGCTATATTTGAAACAGGTCAGTATGCAGGTCCATCAAATCAATATGGAAATGGTATTATTGATGCTAATGCATGTGTGAATGCTATAACAGGCACTCCAGTAGATCCACCTGCAGAACAACAATTGAGTGTTTCAACTGAATATTCAAGTTGGTGGTTTATGCTATATCAAGATATCACAGTAAAGGATGAAAATAACAACGTAGTTAGCGGTGCTACAGTAAACGTTGAAATTACTTGCCCTAATGGAAGTATAGTAAATAAAAACTTAACTACTGATTCCAATGGCGTAGCTTCTAATAGTATTAGTGCATGGTCATATGGATATGGAACATATACTTATAAGGTAACAGTAAATAAAACAGGCTATGATACAGTTATAATTAATGAAACTGTAAATTTTAATTAGCTAAACAAAAAAATTGCACCCTAAATATAATAGGGTGCAATTTTTTTTGTATTTCCAATAGAGTTAATAATAATGTTAAAAATGCTGGTTCTGCTGCTGAACAGATTAATTATGTTGGCTATGCTATAAAAAATAAGTAATGATAAGATAAAGCAAATGGACGAGGCTATTGACATTAAAAACAAATATTGGTATTATATGAGTATAATAAAAAGTTATCAAATTTTTCGAGAGCAATCTTTAGAAATTTGAGCAATAGAAGTGAGACTTTACAGAAAAGAATATTCTAATCTGTGAAGGAAAATTTTAAACTTTCCTTTCATGGAGAGTTTTTTGTTTTTGTTGAGTTTAAAATGTTTGTTTAAAATATAGATTTAATTGGAGGTATAAAAATGAAAAGAAAAGTAGCTGTTATAAGTGCAATTCTAGAAAGTCCAAAGGAAGCGCAAGCTGAGTTTAATAAGATTGTATCTGATTTCAAGGGTATAGTAAAAGGACGAATGGGCATTCCTTATGATGAAATGGGAATATCAGTAATATCAATTATTATTTTTGGAACTATTGATGAAATAAATAGTTTTACTGGTAAAATAGGGAATGTAAAGGGGGTTATAGTAAAGACTTCAATTTCAAAGAAGGAAATATAATTTATGAAAAGCTTACTAAAA contains these protein-coding regions:
- a CDS encoding S8 family serine peptidase, with the protein product MKKFFSVVLSLLLVFSLMNCQPAFADSFFFNSQDKVENELIICFEAEEEDGVKAFNSTSAIDEQEAALKSLGLEVKGSVIKSLNDSNDRMGIFEDKTEEVLKSLGSVFLVKYDSKKYFTSKLATSGIKKQLEKQGYKIKYVEQNYIYKALNVTQDYNISSYTLNPNQAWHYEMINVPQAWETTVGSPDVKIAVLDTGIDYNHDCLSNFVDLNLSKSYVNDSPMDDHSHGTHVAGTIASYGSVSGVMRNASLIAVKVLDSNGSGSSYDIQEAITYAANCNADAINMSLGGGSFSQSMQDACTYAINQGTVVVAATGNSGTSTVSYPAKYDGVIGVGNVKSDRTRASSSQYGVGLDIMAPGTNIYSTVPNNSFAFYSGTSMATPHVCGVVGLMRAANPDATVAEICDAIFETGQYAGPSNQYGNGIIDANACVNAITGTPVDPPAEQQLSVSTEYSSWWFMLYQDITVKDENNNVVSGATVNVEITCPNGSIVNKNLTTDSNGVASNSISAWSYGYGTYTYKVTVNKTGYDTVIINETVNFN
- a CDS encoding TM1266 family iron-only hydrogenase system putative regulator, which translates into the protein MKRKVAVISAILESPKEAQAEFNKIVSDFKGIVKGRMGIPYDEMGISVISIIIFGTIDEINSFTGKIGNVKGVIVKTSISKKEI